A stretch of the Rhinoderma darwinii isolate aRhiDar2 chromosome 3, aRhiDar2.hap1, whole genome shotgun sequence genome encodes the following:
- the SEPTIN8 gene encoding septin-8 — MAATDVERVNNEEKRSLSLGGHVGFDSLPDQLVSKSVTQGFCFNILCVGETGIGKSTLMNTLFNTTFETEEASHYENGVRLRPRTYELLESSVHLKLTIVDTVGFGDQINKEDSYRSVVDYIDTQFENYLQEELKIRRSLFNFHDSRIHVCLYFITPTGHSLKSLDLVTMKKLDSKVNIIPIIAKADTISKSELHKFKIKIMSELVSNGVQIYQFPTDDDAVAEINSVMNAHLPFAVVGSTEEVKVGNKLVRARQYPWGVVQVENESHCDFVKLREMLIRVNMEDLREQTHTRHYELYRRCKLEEMGFKDTDPDSQPFSLQETYEAKRKEFLEDLHRKEEEMRQMFVNRVKETESELKEKERELQEKFAHLKKIHHDENKKLEDRRKELEDEMNTFNRRKIAVESLQSQSFQATSQQPLKKDKDRKN, encoded by the exons AATGAAGAAAAACGCAGCCTCTCGCTGGGCGGCCATGTTGGTTTTGACAGCCTTCCAGATCAGCTTGTTAGTAAATCAGTTACCCAAGGTTTCTGCTTCAACATCCTATGTGTAG GTGAAACCGGTATTGGAAAGTCTACGTTGATGAACACCCTTTTTAACACAACATTTGAAACGGAAGAAGCCAGCCATTATGAGAACGGAGTGCGATTAAGACCGCGAACATACGAGCTTCTAGAAAGCAGCGTGCACCTGAAACTGACAATTGTGGACACAGTGGGATTTGGCGACCAGATCAACAAAGAAGACAG TTACAGGTCAGTCGTTGACTACATTGATACTCAGTTTGAGAATTATCTGCAAGAAGAACTGAAAATTCGACGTTCCCTTTTCAACTTCCATGACTCCAGGATACATGTCTGCCTATACTTCATCACCCCAACGGGACACTCCCTCAAATCCCTGGATCTGGTGACCATGAAGAAGTTGGACAGTAAG GTTAATATCATTCCAATAATTGCTAAAGCCGACACAATTTCCAAGAGTGAGCTGCACAAGTTTAAAATCAAGATCATGAGTGAGCTGGTGAGCAATGGGGTCCAGATCTACCAGTTTCCAACCGATGACGACGCCGTGGCAGAGATCAACTCTGTGATGAAT GCTCATCTCCCGTTTGCAGTAGTGGGCAGTACAGAGGAGGTAAAAGTTGGGAACAAACTGGTGAGAGCCAGACAATACCCTTGGGGAGTTGTACAAG TTGAAAATGAGAGCCACTGTGACTTTGTAAAACTGAGAGAAATGCTGATTCGAGTCAACATGGAGGACCTGCGAGAGCAGACACACACCCGCCACTATGAGCTATACAGGCGCTGCAAGCTAGAAGAGATGGGATTTAAAGACACAGACCCTGACAGTCAGCCATTCAG TCTTCAGGAGACTTATGAGGCCAAAAGGAAAGAATTTTTAGAGGACCTGCATCGGAAAGAGGAAGAAATGCGACAGATGTTTGTGAACAGAGTCAAGGAAACGGAGTCTGAACTGAAGGAGAAGGAGCGTGAG CTGCAAGAGAAGTTTGCACATCTAAAGAAGATTCACCACGATGAGAACAAGAAGCTGGAAGACAGGAGGAAGGAGTTAGAAGACGAGATGAATACATTCAACAGACGGAAAATAGCAGTGGAGTCTTTGCAATCGCAGTCATTCCAAGCAACATCTCAACAGCCTCTAAAGAAGGACAAGGACAGGAAAAA ttAA